A stretch of DNA from Juglans microcarpa x Juglans regia isolate MS1-56 chromosome 5D, Jm3101_v1.0, whole genome shotgun sequence:
atctattattaaaaaattagtttttttatatggatattatatttattcacttttttttaaagagattgcaCAACGTTTATACATTccatgactgtaaatatcatttgtcataacgatatattatatgcctaaaTAATTTACCAATACATATGGATAATATGATATATCaacatttcatatatggttcctaCAAATATATGTTAGTATTTGAGATTATTAAATCTTACCGACTAACTagtatacaaattataaaatagttatgaaatatatttaatatatatgcataagtaattaggttatatattatatatttaattataaaatttgctaTGTGAaccaatatacatatatacacacacatgtatataaTGTACACATTTATAGATATAGCCCAGTACTTATATCGCTAATAGAAGGCCATCTTTCTAATAAACTCGTAGTAtatgaagttatttttaaacaaaaactgCATGCATAGGATCCGAACTATAATTTATCGTAAGGTCAAACATTGAAATAACTGCTGGAGATTTGTTTGGGATACGCGCAATAGAATTCATGGGTAGTCGCGTTTTTGAAGTGCAATGAGCTTTTACATGTGTGTGGATCATATCTAATCCCGcttgattttgcatatgagatcatgagataagatgagctgatattaaaattaaaagttgaataaaatattattaaaatttattttttaatattatttttatcttgagatttgaaaaagttgaattgtttattttattttgtctgaaaatattgtgggtGAGGAAAAACTCGCGCGCTCTGTGAGATCTGGGTAATCAGCCTTGACTTTCTCTAACGCACGACACCAGATGACGCAACATGACACAAGGATCCTCCATGCGCTGAGAGGGAGCTGAGCAGGCGCCAACTCGAAAAAACCCAGCACTTCTCACAATGGTCGATAGAAGGCCAATTTGAGGCCACAAGAGAACATTGCGGGGCACACTACAACTTTGGTGGCATAACCCTTAGAATCTACCATCCCTTCGGTCGGAGGGGGCACCACGAATTCCACCATCCGACGAACCTTATAGGTCTCCTTCAGCGACTCCAGTTCAGCGGAAGTCACCCGCGAACGCCACGAGAAACTGGCAAACTCTTTCGGAACAGTGTCGCCCTGACCGTTTGTGGCACGTATAGTTTTGAAAGGTCTAGCCAATCCAGAAGGACATGAGGATTTCTTGGGAGCCATTGGTAACCAGAGGGAAAGAAgacaaattaaggaaaatgatacgaAGAGAGgtgtttgaaaaggaaaaaggaccTAGAATGCCAAGTAGAAAAGGGAATGAGCAAAGTAACCTATAGTTGAGAGGGAAAAGGACTATATATAGGCAAAATTGACAGTTGATATCCCGAGGCAATAGGAACTCTCGCGCCCCATGGAGTACCAGAATCTCCCGATCACAGTGAGTCCAACAGAGCGTACCCAATGATGCGACGTCGGAAATAAATAATCGCCTGATGTGGAGTAATGATTAAGGGACTGAGGGGGTACCATTTAATGCATAACATAATTGTCAAAACACAGCTAAGAAAGCTAGAGACGAACCAATGCAGGTGAGCGCCAAGAAGTTTGCGAACCCTACTCCTGGAAAGAAAAAACCGTGCAGTCTCAAGTGCAAAAGGTAATTAGCCAAGGGAGTGAAGTCGGAATTCCCCTCGGACTCGTTTGAGAGTAATTGGCGGGGTAACTGTAAGAAGATTTTTCCAACTCCACAAGCCCACTGGGTCTAAGCTTACCCATGAAGAAAGGCGCCGACAAGGAAAAGCAAATGGGTGGCTGATGGAACGGACAAACATGACATATCTCGACCACACTCCGATCGTGGGAACTTGTACAGGACAGAGTGAGAAAGACAAAGAACCCTTGATCCTCTGACATGGGAACATCGACGAACCACAAAAAATTAAGCAAGATCAGGGAACCACACCGCAATAATAACACCACTACCCGAGCTACATGCTACATTAATGATACTGTTGCAGAGTTACGCTACATTAAACGACTCTAAAAAAAGGAACAGTATGAAAGACACGGACTCATAGGGGCAGACACGATCTATCCCCCTCCTAGACTCCTAGTATAAATAGTAACTCCTAGATACAAGAGACTCTCTCTGACCCTAGACTCTTTTACtcatttacaaacttctaaaagaTTTTACTGATTTTGGCATTGGAAATTCCCTGGCCCGAAGGCCATCCTCTCCcagttgttttcttctttatttttgcaAGCCCAATTCTAAAGATTCGAGTTGCTGAAACCTAGATTAAAAGCATATGAAATACAACGCTAACACTTATATTatgaaccaaaatatatatatatatatatatttatatatatatacacatacacatgcATACATTTATAGATATAGCCCAGTACTTTTATCGCTAATAGAAGACCATCTTTCTAATAAACACGCAGTAtatgaagttatttttaaacaaaaactgCGTGCATAGGATCCGAACTATAATATATCTTAAGGTCAAAAATTGAAATAACCTCTGGAGATTTGTTTGGGATACGTGCAAATTCGGAATAGAATTGGGTAGTCGCGTTTTTAAAGTGCAATGAGTTTTTACATGAGCGTGCTGATCTTTAAGATGCGTTTggttattaaactcatctcaatttatctcaattcattattacaattttttcaaattctaatacaaaatataataagcaattcaattttttcaaattttaaaataataataatattaaaaaataatattctaataatattttatcatcacaactcaactcaactcacttcaacatccacacacacccttaaGCTCGTTTGTTTTAACTTATAgacaaaatgaaatgagataaattgagattaaagttaaaaattgaataaaatattattaaaatatatattttaaattatttttattttaagatttaaaaaaattgaattatttattttattttgtataaaaatttgagaatattataatgattagatgagatgagatgagagaaatTATAAACAAGCAATGCtatatttggaaaaaattgGAACTCACgtttaaggatatatatatattttttttatttaacggtgcttcttattttctttaaaaaaaaagatacgagagatatgtattttaaaattgtatctaatattttttttataagtttatagAATCTCGAAATTGCGAGCAATTAATAGTACgtagactttttatttttattgttccATTCATGAGTAGTTATAGAGACTACACCGGCAATACTAGAATATAAtctaaattaatcattaaatgTTGTTGTCATATCCATATAGTTGTCATGTACAATTTgccaaaacatgaaataaatctGCCCTTTAcgccaaataaataaataaataaacatatgtAGACAAACCTGCGCGCCATCTGATGATGATGAGATATATAGCAATTCGCGGATCATGAATCTGAGACAAATTAAACACGTGTATGTTATGGTAATAATTATCTTTTTAGAAGATCATTAGATTGACATGCATGCAAGTAAAgttatcaataaattttatttttactacaaatatatatgtatacggCCTTCAAcactctaatatatatatatatatattagctctTCAAAGAtagaatatattaatatatttttagagtgTTGAAGGccgtatacatatatatttgtagtaaaaataaaatttattgataactttacttgcatgcatatatatatatatatatacacatactaGGGAATGACCCTGGGTGCGTTATTTCCGGAATGCACTtgatataatgatttaaataaaaaaattgaaaaagtctgtaatttatttgtctagaaaaagaacataaaaggttaaagaaaaacaaaaaatcaagattaataaaaaatttaaacttcagcaaaatatgagcattggtctgcatctatattggattatctatttactatctatataataataaaatattattaatttttaattttaaaaaaattgaaacaaaaagaaagaaaaatgagtacACTGTCAGAACAAAAAGGACATGAAAAATAGAGGTCAATTCATATGCGCCGTGGGGCTATTAAggatcttttggtaaaacatgatcttttattaaattctataagggaGTTATACGTTAAATGACTAAGGGTCTTAATGACCTTTTAGTAAAatatgatcattcattaaattctacaaaagaTCTACACGTCAAATGATCAAGAATTTTAAAGGCTTTTtagtaaaataagatttaacAGATCAGAAATAACAaaagttaatgaaaaaataataaaaattactattcacattTAGATAGCcatttattataatagagtagatatatataataattaataaccAACAAGATTCAAAGTAAATCAAATATACTAATCCATTAATTGATCTTTGAAAAGAgccaattaaattttcatagaAAATGACCATGCAGTATGATATTGGAGTAGACAGCTATCATATAAAATACCTGATCTAcgataaagaaaattaattaagaggGATAATTAGAAAAGAGGTGGTTGCTGTGTTGGCATCTCTGATGAATCTACTGATCATCATGAATAATTACGTATAACCTCGAtcgttatattttaattaattaaagactaattaaattaattatataatatattacctttttttttccaatatcaacattaattaattaattgctcTAGAAGGGAGaattaattaggaaaaatattaaaaagaaaaagagagagctaGGGTGTTGATCATCAGTAGCTGGTACTTACCCACCGTTAGTTTAATCTTGGCTTTCAAACAAACCATAAAGTCCGTCATGTTGGGCTGCTATCTGATACAGTACGACCTCTGAAAGCCATTTCTCAActgtaagttattttatttgctAAGCATCCATCCCGGCcaacttatttataattaattagcactatataatttatttaattacaattaatatatactgAATTAATTTTGACAGATACATCAGGATCATCTAGTATATTTAATTagtgaatattaattaattaatttataataaggCCAAGCTGGTGAACTGATCGATCTCCAATTAATGGGACCTCATGATCTTCCTAAAATATGTTGACTTCCAGCCACTTGATCAGCTTGTACGTTAAAATTATGTccacaaaagaaatatataaaaagaaatatattatatatatatatatatatatatatatatatatatatatatatatatatatatatatataatgtggcCGGATGATCGATCGACTGCCCTCTTATACTTAATTCTCGTATGACATATATATGGATAGTTACACGTAGAAGTAGCTTGCTAAGAAGgccaaaaaattgtaaataattgTCCCGACCTACTCGTTGATTTgacccaaaaaattaaaaaaaaaaaaaaggaaatttgaCTAGGCTAGCTTTTAGggtaaaaagaaataataattatattctgcTGATAATtgctaaattttaattaaaaggtAATTAGTTTGCAATATTCTAGTGTAGGGTTTTAATCAGAAAATAGGACTGTTGAGCTTAAAAACCTTAAATCCAAAACTACATTGGTCCAAcaatagaaacaaaaacaacttTATGTAACATGCACGATTTCATGAAGGGATCGAAGCCGCTTGTCGTCCATGATGATCGTGATAATCAGCTTCTGAATCAAGAATCCCTTAGTTCACCTAACCAAGTTAAAACGACATTTGGGGAGCAATGCCACTATGATCGCCCACTTTATAAGGATGCATGCGTTGGCCTGTCTTTCATGACTGCAACAAGCTAAAAGGAAGAACAAAAAACTAGGACCAAGATCGAACTGGCAGCTAGCTAGTGAGATATTGAGAAAGAGAGCTAGCTAGAAAAGGGGTTCATCATCAGCAATTAATGGGTTTTTGGGTGGTTCGGATTCTGGCTCTTTTGGTCGTGTGCCTTTTTCGGCCAGCTTTGATCGAGTGCAGGGTTCGCCATTACAAGTTTAATGTAAGTACTTAcagtactaatatatattacgTGCTGATGATTCTTCATCATTCTAATTATGATTGGCATGCATACAATATTGTTTGGTGCTGAGGAAAGTTGTGTCGTTACGCAGCTAGCTCAAACCATACATGCAGCATGCTACAGATCATGGAAAGCCAGGCTTCCGGCCAtgaacatgcatatatatatggtcggatatatataatataaagaactTCGATCTATCGTATTGGCCGGAGTTTTCCTTGatgattttgttctattttctCCTTTCTCATTTAGTTTAGTTAATGTGATATGCATGCCTGACATTGAAAGcgcaataattaataattatcatACTGTGAGATTTACAAATATGAAACTTGTCAccttttataatttctctcctttctcttgCATGCATGTTATCTAGCTTTatcctttacttttctttttgagaaatgtttCCTAGATCATTTTTTTCGACTTTTGGGTAAGTACTTAAGTtagaacaatatttttctttcatttttattttttaaaatttctgtCACATTTAGCTAGCTAACTgatgtgaaaattttaagtgGTTTCATAAGTTAATCACTTGTCCTGCTAAATGGTACCGATAGCTAGACCGATAAGtgtaaaatctttttctttacatatttcttaaacatttttaaacgtatatttttttttaaacaaaataataataaaacaattgtATCGGTCAATTTGGGGGGTCCAATTCATCGGTTCCCCAGCATTTTCTAACTACTTAAGATGCGACACGCCAACCAGTGTGATTGAGAACAGTaaaattgagaatgagaaatgaGATTTCTCCTTAAACCAATATAAAACTTGTCACCTTTCAAATTTTGGAGTGCCAATTGATTTTGCACTAATATTCGGTACTAGTATAAGTAATCAAAATTATGAAACACATTTCTAAAGCATTTTTTTATGCCTTTACGTTATAATTTTCTATAATAAGATTAATGATATAATTACTTGTACAAAATAGAAAGCCAATTTTAGTAATGTTTGATCACTTAATTAGTGTGAATGCTAAAGTACTCCTCAATCATTTTCGACAATGAACTAGAAGGTATAACATGATCTATTTGCTACCAAATTAGCTGTAAATCATGAATAAAACTTTGCAACAACTTAATGCATATATCGCAGACTTTTAATAACATTAATTCTAAAAAGTTCGTTTGCTGGCCTTGTGTGAATTAGGTGGTGACTAGGAATACCACCAGACTATGTTCATCCAAGCCCATTGTCACAGTGAATGGACAGTTCCCAGGACCCACCCTTTATGCTAGGGAAGATGACAATGTGCTTGTGAAGGTCGTCAACCATGTCCAATACAATGTTTCCATTCACTGGTAAGCTCCCAAACTCTCTATTTCATCGTTCTAAATTTCTCTTAAATACCCAATTATAATTAAGAGTAGTGTTATATACAGTTTTAACGTTTGCAAGCTCTGCGTTGCACTGATCTCGATCTGTTTGAAAAAAACAgatttatcaactttttttcaaataagtttAGATCTTACACACCTTAAGACTGCAAAagtcatttatatataattaatcttgATCACgcccaacatatatatttactctcttaattataatttgGCAGGCATGGGGTTAGGCAACTCCGAACGGGTTGGTCAGATGGGCCAGCATTCATTACTCAATGCCCTATCCAGCCAGGGCAAAGCTATGTGTACAATTTTACTATCACAGGCCAAAGAGGCACACTTCTTTGGCATGCACATATTCTCTGGCTAAGGGCGACAGTCCACGGTGCCTTGGTCATCTTGCCTAAGCGTGGCGTGCCATATCCCTTCCCAAAACCCCACAAGGAAGTCGTTGTTATATTAGGTGAGttcgaaaacaaaaaaacaaaaagataatacCCATTTTCTCTATCTGCTAATAGTATCTGGGGGTGGTTGGCACAATAACATTTGTACTGATCTCCTCAACTAACAACGTACAAGAAAAGGGCAGTATATACGTAACATGATGTTTGattttgttctaaaaaatatataaattgcagCTGAATGGTGGAAATCAGACACTGAAGCTGTGATCAATGAAGCTCTAAAGAGTGGATTAGCACCAAATGTCTCAGATGCACATACCATTAATGGTCATTCAGGGCCAGTAGCCAATTGTTCCTCACAGGGTACGTACTTCATAAACATAGCTAGCTTTGGAATCACATATGAAACTTCTACTTTGATTTGGATTCATTTTTAAGAGCTTTCTAGAAATTAACTTGCCTAATGATCATGTGCAGGTGGGTTCACATTGCCAGTCAAAAGTGGTAAGACCTACTTGCTACGTATAATCAACGCTGCGCTCAATGAAGAGCTGTTCTTCAAGATTGCTGGGCACCAACTCACCATAGTGGAAGTGGATGCTACGTATGTGAAACCAGTGAAACTTGACACAATAGTGATTGCCCCTGGCCAAACCACTAATGCCCTTATAACAGCTGATCAAAACTCTGGCAAGTATTTGGTAGCTGCCTCTCCATTCATGGACTCCCCCATTGCTGTGGATAACCTCACTGCAACAGCCACTTTGCATTATTCAGGCACACTTGCTAATGCCCCCACAACTCTTACTACTCCACCTCCACAAAATGCCACTGCAGTTGCAAACAATTTCATAACCTCCTTACGAAGTCTTAATTCGAAAAAATACCCTGCTCAGGTCCCATTAACAATTGATCATAAACTGTTGTTCACTGTCAGTTTAGGGATCAACCCTTGTCCAACATGCAGAGCCGGGAACGGAAGTAGGGCAGTGGCTAGTGTCAACAATGTCACATTTGTTATGCCTACCACTGCTCTACTTCAAGCACATTACTTCAACATTTCGGGGGTGTTCACTACAGATTTTCCTGGTAACCCACCAAATGTATTCAACTATACCGGCTCTGGACCATCGAATATACAGACCACTAATGGCACTAAGGCTTATAGGCTGTCTTACAATTCAACGGTTGAACTTGTTCTACAAGACACTGGGATCATTGCCCCTGAGAACCATCCAGTCCATCTTCATGGCTTTAATTTCTTTGCCGTTGGTAGGGGACTTGGGAATTACAACCCAAAGACAGATCCCCAAAATTTTAACCTTGTTGATCCTGTGGAGAGGAACACAATTGGTGTGCCATCTGGTGGATGGGTAGCAATCAGATTTCTCGCAGACAATCCAGGTACCACGTTGATTCCAGACCAGATTTTAATAAACATTCTCTCTGTAGCTTTTTTAAAGTATCTTATACATGTTTTTGTACTTGGTATGATTGTAGGAGTTTGGTTCATGCATTGTCATCTGGAAGTGCACACAACATGGGGGCTTAAGATGGCATTCTTGGTGGACAATGGCATAGGACCTAGTCAGTCACTTGTACCTCCTCCAAGTGATCTTCCACAATGCTAAGCCACCCCCAAAATATTTATTGCTATATATACAGGTAGGGAGGTCTCCAAGTCGAAAAAGATGAGGGAGAGACAGATCGAGATAACATGATGGGGGAAATGGCCGAAGACGAAAAAGAGGAAGCGTAAAACCATAGCTAATTAATAAACGAGTGAGATCTAAGATTCAATTGTTTTAGAGTAATTGGAGAGAAATTTCCATGCAAATGTTTGAATAAAATTGTACAAGCATTCtagttatctatttttttttttttttttttttggagggggtatttataaattatgtcaGATTTCGAATGTATAAGCTTTTGTTATCCTATGGAAGCTCCGAAGGATTTTCATttgttatatatacaaaaactCTACTCGTACACGCCAGGGGAACCCCCACATACCTGTCCCTCCAGGTGTACAAATGAAACGGTGTGTTTCATATACACTAAACGATTGTGTCTTTGCTTTCTCCCTCCCTTCCCTTCATCTACCATCAGAGTAATACAAATTCCTTTGAAGCCTTCCTCCCAAACAGAGTCTTTCGTCTTCACAGCTTCGAGTTCGCAGCTTCTTCTTCTCAACTTCTTTGCATCTTCCAAACAGAGTCATTCATCTTCACAACGTCGTCTACCATGTGAGCAAGCTCTGGTTTTCCACTTCGTATTCTCCTTTGTGTTCTAGATCTGCGATTTCATCTCCCTTCGTGGTCTCTCTCAACCTTCCTCACCTTCCTACCCCAGACGCCTCCATGAACCCACAAACGCCTCCTAtccccttcgtcttctccatgAACCCATAACCACTCCCCCCTTCCTCGTTCTATAGTGAAGTCAAATGTTGGTCTTCTGCTTTTTAATATTGTCTTCTCATTGTTTGAAAAGTACACACTAACCACTAAGACACATCTCTTAACATCCCATAAGTAGCAGATTGATATGTAAACATATAtcaagaaagaaatggaagtcTAGTTCGTATAAATTTGAGGTCAAGTTCTTGTCtgtaaaatttatcttaaaaaattatttatagctTCTTTGATTACATTTTCCTTTCTAAAAATCTTTCTTGGTACAGAGGGATGGTTAATCCACAAGCTGTAAACTAATGTACTATGAATTCTATCACTTGTTCAGTACTCACAATTCACTCCCCTTTGAAGAGTGAAGGAACATTTACTCATTTAGTGGGAAAAAAACTAAGCTCAAAGAATGATATTTTACAGGTACAATCACGAGATTCATACTAAgtgaattaataataatttgggAGGTTCTCACTGATTTGGAGACTCCCAGATCGAATCCCAGAAAATCCCAAGTTGAATCCAACTAATATAAGCCATTTCCTCGAGTGATGGCACTCTCTCTCTtagaaaaagtttttctttgGCTGGATTTCTTGAGAGATGCTAGATGTTTTTCTTCTTGGACATAGATTCGGCTGGGTTTTCGTctgattttgttattatttttttaaaagtaattctacaatcgtgaagtgtgtaaacatcgcgtaatcattttgaaaaagaatggagtctattattaaaaaattaattttttttgtgtggatctcatgttttattcacttttttcaaagcgattacgcgacgGTTACACAATTTAtagttacaaatatatatttttttctagtatATTTGCTACGTGGCAGTCGATTCCCCGAAAGATCCTCCACCCCGGGTACCTGTAGCagctttgtatatatatttggctAGTAAGAATTTTCCATCTTTGCATCAAAGCCGTTACTTTATTGAGAGCCCAATTTGTGCCGATAAATGAATGTAATGTGGATAGGCCCATTTGTGAGATGCTTCTGTCCCGACCGTACCTTTAACAGTGAAACTTTGGACAACCATTTTGTGAGGCTCTAACCCATAAATGGATGATATTCTTCAAAGCTGGGTAGAATCTATCTAAATGAATTCTAGATTAATTAGACTAAATTGTATTGTATGAAGGATGCGTAGCGATTTTAGTTTGGATTCGATGTCTGAAGTGTTACCTACCTAAACATTGTAGGTAGGTAGCCACCCTCAGGCCTCCTGGCCTGTACCCTACCCCCATAATCCCCCCTACCCCCAACCACCCGAATCAGTAGGTTTGCACTACCACCGTTTGGCCGTAACCTCAAGAAATCACACAAAAAGTTTATGCAACCAAAAGATATCACAACCCTTCGACAATCATTCAAACATTACAATCAACTATTACTTTTGCTAAGTATATGCCTTCTGGTAGGCGTCGCGAGTTGCTGCGGTTGATGGGTTTTGGGGAAggcttttttcctttcaaatatctGGGTGTTCCTATTATTTCTGGTAGGCTAAAGGCTATTCAGTTAGAAGATTTggtgattaaaattaaaaggaagTTGGAGGGATGGCAGCATAAACTGCTTTCTAATGGGGCTCGGCTTCTACTCTTACGGCATGTGCTAATGAGCTTACCAATTTATTTGATGTCTATCTTGCATCTACCTTTATCGGTATTAAAGAGTATTAATAGGTGTTTCAGTAATTCTTTTTGGGGGTCTGTTGCTGGAAGACCCAAGAAGCATTGGCTGGCGTGGTCTTCTTTATGTCAACCAGTAGCGGAAGGAGGAGTAGGGCTGAGAAATTTACAGGATATTCAAAAATCCTTgcatatgaaatttgcttgaAAAATTCTTGTGGATAACTCTTTGTGGTCTAATTTTTTTACGGCTAAATACATTCGGAATAAGCATGTATCATTGGTGGATTGTCACAAAGGAACACGGTTTTGGAAATCAGTTATTCAATGCATGCCTGATGTTCTTAGGTTGACGAAGTGGAGGATAAAGGAGGGGAATGTATCTTTCTGAAGGGACCTGTGGCTTGATGAGGGTCCGCTGGTGCAGCTACAGCCAATTGTGGAGAGACCAAACCTTATGATTAAAGAATGTAGACTTGAAGCAGGTTGGGATACTCAGCTTGTTCGAAGTCTTGTGGGAGATGGTAAAGTTGAACAAGTTATGCAGGTTTTGAATAAGTGTAGGAAAGGGGCAGATTTACTAGTGTGGTTGGAGAATGTGGATGTCAAGTTCTCGTCTAAAAGCGCTTGGGAATGTATAAGGATTAAAGCACCAAAAAATAGATGGTCCGATTGGGTTTGGCATCCTTATATGCCAAAAAAATTTTCGGTGACTATGTGGAAAGCTATTCGTAATGGCCTTAGTGTGGATGACAGGATACAAAAG
This window harbors:
- the LOC121266450 gene encoding laccase-4-like, with amino-acid sequence MGFWVVRILALLVVCLFRPALIECRVRHYKFNVVTRNTTRLCSSKPIVTVNGQFPGPTLYAREDDNVLVKVVNHVQYNVSIHWHGVRQLRTGWSDGPAFITQCPIQPGQSYVYNFTITGQRGTLLWHAHILWLRATVHGALVILPKRGVPYPFPKPHKEVVVILAEWWKSDTEAVINEALKSGLAPNVSDAHTINGHSGPVANCSSQGGFTLPVKSGKTYLLRIINAALNEELFFKIAGHQLTIVEVDATYVKPVKLDTIVIAPGQTTNALITADQNSGKYLVAASPFMDSPIAVDNLTATATLHYSGTLANAPTTLTTPPPQNATAVANNFITSLRSLNSKKYPAQVPLTIDHKLLFTVSLGINPCPTCRAGNGSRAVASVNNVTFVMPTTALLQAHYFNISGVFTTDFPGNPPNVFNYTGSGPSNIQTTNGTKAYRLSYNSTVELVLQDTGIIAPENHPVHLHGFNFFAVGRGLGNYNPKTDPQNFNLVDPVERNTIGVPSGGWVAIRFLADNPGVWFMHCHLEVHTTWGLKMAFLVDNGIGPSQSLVPPPSDLPQC